In Posidoniimonas corsicana, the genomic window GCACTAGAGAAGGCCGACTTCGTTGTTGCTCGTGAAGGCAAACACACCGTCATGACAAACGGCGAGCGGATCCTCACCATCCCGCGCCACAACCCGATCAACGCGATCACGATGGGCGCAATAGTGCGTGACGCCGGGCTTAAGATCGAAGAGTTTCGCAAGCTGATTTAGTTCCCCATGCGTATCCTCGGCATCGACCCCGGACTCAACACCACCGGCTACGGCGTGATCGACGCCCAGGGGCGGGACCTGACGCTCGTCGAGGCGGGCGTGGTGCGGGGGACCTCGGGCAAGTCGCTCGCGCACCGCGTGGGCGAGATCTACGCCGGCGTGGCCGAGGTGGTTGAAGCCCTCAAGCCCGACGCGCTGTCGCTCGAGGAG contains:
- a CDS encoding type II toxin-antitoxin system HicA family toxin; protein product: MPKLPGVNHKDAIRALEKADFVVAREGKHTVMTNGERILTIPRHNPINAITMGAIVRDAGLKIEEFRKLI